A single genomic interval of Euwallacea similis isolate ESF13 chromosome 2, ESF131.1, whole genome shotgun sequence harbors:
- the msn gene encoding serine/threonine-protein kinase mig-15 isoform X3 — translation MAHQMPPSVNCSLDDIDLTALKDPAGIFELIEVVGNGTYGQVYKGRHTKTGQLAAIKVMDVTEDEEEEIKLEINVLKKFSNHRNIATYYGAFIKKSPPGKDDQLWLVMEYCGAGSVTDLVKSTKGQSLKEEWIAYICREILRGLSYLHSNKVIHRDIKGQNVLLTDNAEVKLVDFGVSAQLDRTIGRRNTFIGTPYWMAPEVIACDENPEATYDNRSDLWSLGITALEMAESQPPLCELHPMRALFLIPRNPPPRLKSKKWNKKFHGFIETVLVKDYHERPYTEQLLKHAFIKDQPTERQVRIQLKDHIDRCKKRKQEKERDDYRYSGSENEEEEPQVAGEPSSIIQAPGGDTLRRNFQQIQEGRTLVEPPPRSGKNKEREEIPEPGPPARPPIPQRIIVVPDPAAPPRRPLPPPPDNNFAASRSQPQQPQRNSQSQHMFKPMELDSLAAHLNELGMPQPSANNGVAQPEAPPRNNRNHSRSQASNNNNNVSPPSTSNSANDRSTDVLVDSESDSEPEDGGRGARNDGTLLASDPPKPLPEFSYRAGLPGVPEGTASVSSPGATGGSGTGGAPNRPLPPTPDDDESQGDRTLVLRKQSAAKLAVRGDDIDEATLLKDWDFDKFFPINKNNGYPIEKLNASKKEDVSKKQGHRRNDSDSKVSPFFRGFRRENSDFFPLSSRHSAIYIDQKARSSGIFNNRRGSETGIVKKASGEPVLMDWKRTDAPSSTPKKTDISSFIRPRREKTESDIVLRHSEARRSIRETLEARRKEVELQFAQEAENMRRRSSKPIEIHSLNVSNISSGSQSIDGDEFSFIQNGRSNEHSRQSSVLPDLLSQASGSPGTPSSRDKSQSEEYRPEHPNPSYIHANALALQQKQRSFLAFGFGANSQPSRRESHVNVNVTPTSHDISSDTPEIRKYKKRFNSEILCAALWGVNLLIGTEHGLMLLDRSGQGKVYQLISRRRFQQMEVLEGQNILVTISGKKNRVRVYYLSWLKSKILRTDGVSDQVERRNGWINVGDLQGAVHFKIVKYERIKFLVIALRDSIEIYAWAPKPYHKFMAFKSFCDLTFRPLLVDLTVEEGTRLKVIYGSSDGFHAVDLDSASVYDIYLPKHTQNGITPHCIVTLPNSNGMQLLLCYDNEGVYVNTYGRVSKNMLLQWGEMPTSVAYIGTGQIMGWGNKAIEIRSVESGHLDGVFMHKKAQRLKFLCERNDKVFFSSAKSGSSCQIYFMTLNKPGMANW, via the exons TGCAACCTATTATGGGGCGTTCATTAAAAAGTCTCCCCCAG GAAAAGATGATCAATTATGGTTGGTAATGGAATACTGTGGAGCCGGATCTGTCACAGATCTGGTCAAATCAACCAAAGGCCAGTCCTTAAAAGAAGAATGGATTGCCTACATTTGTAGGGAAATTTTAAGGGGACTGTCCTATCTCCATTCTAATAAAGTTATACACCGTGACATCAAAGGTCAAAACGTTTTATTGACTGACAATGCTGAAGTTAAATTGG TCGACTTTGGTGTTTCTGCTCAACTGGACCGCACAATCGGCAGACGAAACACTTTCATAGGAACTCCATATTGGATGGCCCCCGAAGTTATAGCTTGTGATGAAAATCCCGAAGCTACATACGACAATCGTAGTGACCTTTGGTCTTTAGGTATCACAGCTCTAGAAATGGCAGAGTCGCAGCCGCCCTTGTGTGAATTGCATCCTATGag AGCCTTATTCTTGATTCCAAGAAACCCTCCTCCAAGACTGAAGAGTAAGAAATGGAATAAGAAATTCCACGGGTTTATTGAAACGGTGCTTGTTAAAGATTATCATGAAAGACCATACACTGAACAGCTGTTGAAGCACGCATTTATCAA agaCCAACCAACCGAACGGCAAGTCAGAATACAACTAAAGGACCACATAGACCGATGCAAAAAACGGAAGCAAGAGAAAGAGCGAGATGATTACCGGTATTCGGGTTCAGAGAACGAGGAAGAGGAACCACAGGTGGCGGGCGAACCAAGCAGCATAATCCAAGCACCAGGAGGCGATACGTTACGAAGGAACTTTCAGCAGATCCAGGAAGGGCGTACACTTGTCGAACCACCACCAAG aagTGGCAAGAACAAGGAGCGCGAAGAGATTCCGGAGCCTGGACCACCTGCCAGACCACCAATTCCTCAAAGGATTATTGTTGTGCCTGATCCTGCTGCGCCTCCAAGAAG GCCTTTACCTCCACCTCCAGACAATAATTTCGCAGCCTCAAGATCTCAACCGCAACAGCCCCAAAGGAATTCGCAGTCGCAACACATGTTTAAACCGATG gAATTGGATTCTCTTGCTGCACACCTTAATGAATTAGGCATGCCACAGCCATCTGCAAATAATGGAGTAGCCCAACCCGAAGCACCTCCTCGAAATAATAGGAATCATTCACGTTCTCAG GCttccaataataataataacgtttCTCCACCGAGCACCTCCAATTCTGCCAACGATCGGTCGACTGACGTTTTGGTAGACAGTGAAAGTGACTCCGAGCCGGAGGACGGCGGTAGAGGGGCCAGAAATGACGGCACGTTACTAGCCAGCGATCCTCCTAAACCTCT tcCCGAGTTCTCTTATAGGGCTGGACTTCCGGGGGTACCCGAAGGCACGGCGAGCGTCTCAAGTCCTGGAGCGACGGGCGGTTCGGGAACCGGAGGCGCCCCGAATCGTCCTCTGCCGCCCACCCCCGATGACGACGAATCTCAAGGTGACCGTACTCTAGTCCTCAGAAAG CAGTCCGCAGCAAAGCTGGCAGTCAGGGGTGATGATATCGACGAAGCGACACTTCTTAAAGATTGGGactttgataaatttttcccgataaacaaaaacaacggTTATCCTATAGAAAAGCTTAACGCGAGCAAGAAAGAGGACGTCTCGAAGAAACAAGGCCACAGAAGAAATGACAGCGACTCCAAAGTGAGCCCGTTCTTCAGGGGTTTTAGGAGAGAAAATTCAGACTTTTTCCCGCTGAGCTCTAGACACAGTGCTATTTATATCGATCAAAAGGCCCGGTCTAGCggtattttcaataatagGCGAGGATCCGAGACAGGAATCGTTAAAAAGGCGTCCGGGGAACCTGTTCTTATGGATTGGAAAAGAACTGATGCGCCTTCTTCGACTCCTAAGAAAACCGATATTAGCAG TTTCATTCGTCCAAGACGTGAGAAAACCGAGTCAGACATTGTACTAAGGCACTCTGAAGCTCGCAGAAGTATTAGGGAGACCCTCGAGGCTCGACGAAAAGAGGTAGAATTGCAATTCGCCCAAGAGGCAGAGAATATGAGAAGGAGAAGTTCGAAGCCAATCGAAATCCACTCGCTAAACGTATCGAATATATCGAGCGGATCTCAGTCGATCGATGGGGACGAATTCTCCTTTATACAG AATGGTAGAAGTAATGAACATTCACGACAAAGTAGCGTATTACCGGACCTGCTTAGCCAAGCCAGCGGCAGCCCCGGAACGCCATCTTCCAGAGACAAATCGCAGAGCGAAGAG TATCGGCCCGAACATCCCAATCCTTCTTACATACATGCTAACGCACTTGCCTTGCAACAGAAGCAGCGTTCCTTTTTGGCTTTCGGATTTGGCGCCAACTCGCAACCTTCCAGAAGAGAATCTCACGTCAATGTCAACGTTACTCCTACTTCGCATGACATTTCCTCAGATACACCCGAAATCCGGAAGTATAAAAAGAGGTTCAACAGCGAGATATTGTGTGCCGCTTTATGGG GGGTAAATCTCCTTATCGGCACAGAACATGGCTTAATGCTGTTAGATAGGAGTGGACAAGGTAAAGTATATCAGCTAATATCAAGAAGACGTTTCCAACAGATGGAAGTGTTGGAAGGACAAAATATCCTAGTTACGATATCAGGAAAGAAGAACAGGGTTCGAGTTTACTACCTGAGTTGgctaaaaagcaaaatattgaGAACGGATGGCGTCAGCGAC CAAGTCGAGCGAAGAAATGGTTGGATCAACGTCGGTGACCTTCAAGGAGCTGTGCATTTCAAAATAGTCAAATACGAGAGAATAAAATTCCTAGTGATAGCGCTTAGAGATAGTATAGAAATTTACGCGTGGGCCCCGAAGCCCTATCATAAGTTTATGGCTTTCAAATCGTTCTGTGATCTTACCTTCCGACCGCTCCTGGTCGACTTGACTGTCGAGGAGGGCACGAGACTGAAAGTCATTTATGGAAGTTCGGACGGTTTCCACGCAGTCGATCTGGATTCGGCCAGTGTCTATGATATTTATCTTCCGAAACAT ACCCAAAATGGTATTACTCCTCATTGTATAGTAACATTACCAAACAGTAACGGAATGCAGCTTTTACTGTGTTATGACAATGAAGGCGTTTATGTAAATACTTATGGCAGAGTATCAAAGAATATGCTACTACAG TGGGGCGAAATGCCGACCTCCGTGGCATATATCGGCACGGGCCAAATAATGGGCTGGGGCAATAAGGCGATCGAAATACGCTCGGTGGAGTCCGGCCACCTGGACGGTGTGTTCATGCACAAGAAGGCCCAACGGCTCAAGTTTCTGTGTGAACGGAACGACAAAGTGTTCTTCTCTAGCGCCAAAAGCGGATCCTCATGTCAGATTTACTTTATGACGTTAAACAAACCCGGAATGGCGAATTGGTAA
- the msn gene encoding serine/threonine-protein kinase mig-15 isoform X8: MAHQMPPSVNCSLDDIDLTALKDPAGIFELIEVVGNGTYGQVYKGRHTKTGQLAAIKVMDVTEDEEEEIKLEINVLKKFSNHRNIATYYGAFIKKSPPGKDDQLWLVMEYCGAGSVTDLVKSTKGQSLKEEWIAYICREILRGLSYLHSNKVIHRDIKGQNVLLTDNAEVKLVDFGVSAQLDRTIGRRNTFIGTPYWMAPEVIACDENPEATYDNRSDLWSLGITALEMAESQPPLCELHPMRALFLIPRNPPPRLKSKKWNKKFHGFIETVLVKDYHERPYTEQLLKHAFIKDQPTERQVRIQLKDHIDRCKKRKQEKERDDYRYSGSENEEEEPQVAGEPSSIIQAPGGDTLRRNFQQIQEGRTLVEPPPRSGKNKEREEIPEPGPPARPPIPQRIIVVPDPAAPPRRPLPPPPDNNFAASRSQPQQPQRNSQSQHMFKPMAPARKPEELDSLAAHLNELGMPQPSANNGVAQPEAPPRNNRNHSRSQASNNNNNVSPPSTSNSANDRSTDVLVDSESDSEPEDGGRGARNDGTLLASDPPKPLAGLPGVPEGTASVSSPGATGGSGTGGAPNRPLPPTPDDDESQGDRTLVLRKQSAAKLAVRGDDIDEATLLKDWDFDKFFPINKNNGYPIEKLNASKKEDVSKKQGHRRNDSDSKVSPFFRGFRRENSDFFPLSSRHSAIYIDQKARSSGIFNNRRGSETGIVKKASGEPVLMDWKRTDAPSSTPKKTDISSFIRPRREKTESDIVLRHSEARRSIRETLEARRKEVELQFAQEAENMRRRSSKPIEIHSLNVSNISSGSQSIDGDEFSFIQNGRSNEHSRQSSVLPDLLSQASGSPGTPSSRDKSQSEEKQRSFLAFGFGANSQPSRRESHVNVNVTPTSHDISSDTPEIRKYKKRFNSEILCAALWGVNLLIGTEHGLMLLDRSGQGKVYQLISRRRFQQMEVLEGQNILVTISGKKNRVRVYYLSWLKSKILRTDGVSDQVERRNGWINVGDLQGAVHFKIVKYERIKFLVIALRDSIEIYAWAPKPYHKFMAFKSFCDLTFRPLLVDLTVEEGTRLKVIYGSSDGFHAVDLDSASVYDIYLPKHTQNGITPHCIVTLPNSNGMQLLLCYDNEGVYVNTYGRVSKNMLLQWGEMPTSVAYIGTGQIMGWGNKAIEIRSVESGHLDGVFMHKKAQRLKFLCERNDKVFFSSAKSGSSCQIYFMTLNKPGMANW; the protein is encoded by the exons TGCAACCTATTATGGGGCGTTCATTAAAAAGTCTCCCCCAG GAAAAGATGATCAATTATGGTTGGTAATGGAATACTGTGGAGCCGGATCTGTCACAGATCTGGTCAAATCAACCAAAGGCCAGTCCTTAAAAGAAGAATGGATTGCCTACATTTGTAGGGAAATTTTAAGGGGACTGTCCTATCTCCATTCTAATAAAGTTATACACCGTGACATCAAAGGTCAAAACGTTTTATTGACTGACAATGCTGAAGTTAAATTGG TCGACTTTGGTGTTTCTGCTCAACTGGACCGCACAATCGGCAGACGAAACACTTTCATAGGAACTCCATATTGGATGGCCCCCGAAGTTATAGCTTGTGATGAAAATCCCGAAGCTACATACGACAATCGTAGTGACCTTTGGTCTTTAGGTATCACAGCTCTAGAAATGGCAGAGTCGCAGCCGCCCTTGTGTGAATTGCATCCTATGag AGCCTTATTCTTGATTCCAAGAAACCCTCCTCCAAGACTGAAGAGTAAGAAATGGAATAAGAAATTCCACGGGTTTATTGAAACGGTGCTTGTTAAAGATTATCATGAAAGACCATACACTGAACAGCTGTTGAAGCACGCATTTATCAA agaCCAACCAACCGAACGGCAAGTCAGAATACAACTAAAGGACCACATAGACCGATGCAAAAAACGGAAGCAAGAGAAAGAGCGAGATGATTACCGGTATTCGGGTTCAGAGAACGAGGAAGAGGAACCACAGGTGGCGGGCGAACCAAGCAGCATAATCCAAGCACCAGGAGGCGATACGTTACGAAGGAACTTTCAGCAGATCCAGGAAGGGCGTACACTTGTCGAACCACCACCAAG aagTGGCAAGAACAAGGAGCGCGAAGAGATTCCGGAGCCTGGACCACCTGCCAGACCACCAATTCCTCAAAGGATTATTGTTGTGCCTGATCCTGCTGCGCCTCCAAGAAG GCCTTTACCTCCACCTCCAGACAATAATTTCGCAGCCTCAAGATCTCAACCGCAACAGCCCCAAAGGAATTCGCAGTCGCAACACATGTTTAAACCGATG GCTCCTGCACGTAAACCTGAG gAATTGGATTCTCTTGCTGCACACCTTAATGAATTAGGCATGCCACAGCCATCTGCAAATAATGGAGTAGCCCAACCCGAAGCACCTCCTCGAAATAATAGGAATCATTCACGTTCTCAG GCttccaataataataataacgtttCTCCACCGAGCACCTCCAATTCTGCCAACGATCGGTCGACTGACGTTTTGGTAGACAGTGAAAGTGACTCCGAGCCGGAGGACGGCGGTAGAGGGGCCAGAAATGACGGCACGTTACTAGCCAGCGATCCTCCTAAACCTCT GGCTGGACTTCCGGGGGTACCCGAAGGCACGGCGAGCGTCTCAAGTCCTGGAGCGACGGGCGGTTCGGGAACCGGAGGCGCCCCGAATCGTCCTCTGCCGCCCACCCCCGATGACGACGAATCTCAAGGTGACCGTACTCTAGTCCTCAGAAAG CAGTCCGCAGCAAAGCTGGCAGTCAGGGGTGATGATATCGACGAAGCGACACTTCTTAAAGATTGGGactttgataaatttttcccgataaacaaaaacaacggTTATCCTATAGAAAAGCTTAACGCGAGCAAGAAAGAGGACGTCTCGAAGAAACAAGGCCACAGAAGAAATGACAGCGACTCCAAAGTGAGCCCGTTCTTCAGGGGTTTTAGGAGAGAAAATTCAGACTTTTTCCCGCTGAGCTCTAGACACAGTGCTATTTATATCGATCAAAAGGCCCGGTCTAGCggtattttcaataatagGCGAGGATCCGAGACAGGAATCGTTAAAAAGGCGTCCGGGGAACCTGTTCTTATGGATTGGAAAAGAACTGATGCGCCTTCTTCGACTCCTAAGAAAACCGATATTAGCAG TTTCATTCGTCCAAGACGTGAGAAAACCGAGTCAGACATTGTACTAAGGCACTCTGAAGCTCGCAGAAGTATTAGGGAGACCCTCGAGGCTCGACGAAAAGAGGTAGAATTGCAATTCGCCCAAGAGGCAGAGAATATGAGAAGGAGAAGTTCGAAGCCAATCGAAATCCACTCGCTAAACGTATCGAATATATCGAGCGGATCTCAGTCGATCGATGGGGACGAATTCTCCTTTATACAG AATGGTAGAAGTAATGAACATTCACGACAAAGTAGCGTATTACCGGACCTGCTTAGCCAAGCCAGCGGCAGCCCCGGAACGCCATCTTCCAGAGACAAATCGCAGAGCGAAGAG AAGCAGCGTTCCTTTTTGGCTTTCGGATTTGGCGCCAACTCGCAACCTTCCAGAAGAGAATCTCACGTCAATGTCAACGTTACTCCTACTTCGCATGACATTTCCTCAGATACACCCGAAATCCGGAAGTATAAAAAGAGGTTCAACAGCGAGATATTGTGTGCCGCTTTATGGG GGGTAAATCTCCTTATCGGCACAGAACATGGCTTAATGCTGTTAGATAGGAGTGGACAAGGTAAAGTATATCAGCTAATATCAAGAAGACGTTTCCAACAGATGGAAGTGTTGGAAGGACAAAATATCCTAGTTACGATATCAGGAAAGAAGAACAGGGTTCGAGTTTACTACCTGAGTTGgctaaaaagcaaaatattgaGAACGGATGGCGTCAGCGAC CAAGTCGAGCGAAGAAATGGTTGGATCAACGTCGGTGACCTTCAAGGAGCTGTGCATTTCAAAATAGTCAAATACGAGAGAATAAAATTCCTAGTGATAGCGCTTAGAGATAGTATAGAAATTTACGCGTGGGCCCCGAAGCCCTATCATAAGTTTATGGCTTTCAAATCGTTCTGTGATCTTACCTTCCGACCGCTCCTGGTCGACTTGACTGTCGAGGAGGGCACGAGACTGAAAGTCATTTATGGAAGTTCGGACGGTTTCCACGCAGTCGATCTGGATTCGGCCAGTGTCTATGATATTTATCTTCCGAAACAT ACCCAAAATGGTATTACTCCTCATTGTATAGTAACATTACCAAACAGTAACGGAATGCAGCTTTTACTGTGTTATGACAATGAAGGCGTTTATGTAAATACTTATGGCAGAGTATCAAAGAATATGCTACTACAG TGGGGCGAAATGCCGACCTCCGTGGCATATATCGGCACGGGCCAAATAATGGGCTGGGGCAATAAGGCGATCGAAATACGCTCGGTGGAGTCCGGCCACCTGGACGGTGTGTTCATGCACAAGAAGGCCCAACGGCTCAAGTTTCTGTGTGAACGGAACGACAAAGTGTTCTTCTCTAGCGCCAAAAGCGGATCCTCATGTCAGATTTACTTTATGACGTTAAACAAACCCGGAATGGCGAATTGGTAA